ATTCTTCTCCGAGATATGCGGAGGATGATTCTCTTGCTCTTTGACTAATTCACACTCAAAGAACCTCGGGCTTTATGGGCCGACTTCGGGTTACGAGTTCTCTTGGACCTGTCTAAGCTCAACTCGAGGTCGTCGTTAACCGGTTTCTTATCTTTTGGCGGGAAGGATTTAGTGCTAAATTCTGGTCCAACAGAGATGGAAAAGCTTATCTCTGTACATGCATGTTTGATCTGTGAAGTTTACAAGCCGAGATGAAATAACCGGAACTTCTTTGTCGCCGGAGCTCCATTTCTTGTGTCGGCGACTCGTCTCTCTCTCTCTCTCTCTCTCTCCATTTTAAAATCCTTGAAAGTTGAATAACACTAGATTTTAAAAACTGGATTTAAATCATTCACTGAATAACACTAGATTTCAAAATAGAATTTAGAATCATCATTTGAATAATATTGGATTGTGTTTAGATTTAAACTCCATTAAAATACATAATTGAATAACACCACCTTAGATCACTGAGGCTAAAAGAATACTAGCGCTAAATTTGTTTTAAATCTTTATCTTAGATCACTCAGGCTAAAAGAAGAAATAACGGTTTTTGTTGAGTCATCCTCAGTTTACCCTTCGGATTTAATATTGAAAAGTTCAATGGGTGGACACAAAGGGCAGATTACCCTTTGGTTGACGCAGGAATCAGAGAGCTTTGGGCTAGTGGATGGATACATAACCAAATAAAAGAGTGATTGTTTGGAGCCTGGCCGTGAAGTTTCTTAGGCTTCAATAGTTCCATGCATATTATGAAGTACTTTTGGGATACTTAATGGATGATGATTTGAAAATATAGAAGGTTTTTTTTTTCGTGTAGTACATCATCTTGTAATTGCGAGGTTAGTAGACCATTTCCGATACTAATTTCGAAAAAATATAGAAGGTTTTTTTTCAATTTTTTTTTTTTCAGTTACAACGAGCTATCTCTCTTTATTATTCGTTTTTCGGAAACTATTATAACCTATATTTTTGTTGTTTTGCCCCTCCAAAAATATTTTTTTCTAATATTTATTTTTTAACAGCCATTTTGCTAATTTCCCAAATCTTGTATTAGAGGAAAAATAAAAATTAGTGTATGTGAGCTAGTAACAAAAAATGTTTTGTTATTTTGCACTAGAAAAAGAAGAAAAATAAATCAGATATCAATTTGAAAATAATTAATTTTTTTTATAAATCTGATTAAAGAAACCATAATAGAGTACGATTATTGAGAAAATAACCAAAACGAACCAAAGAAAACCTGATATAAGAAAAAAACAAAACAAAAGTTCCTAACAAAGCCCGGTAATTAAGGGAAATAAAATCTAAACAACAATTGTGTCCTTGATTTTCTCCGGTTCAGCTTCCCCGGAAAGATCCTCAAGCGATTTTCCCTTAGGCTCCGGAACAAGAAACAACGTCAACAACATGCCAACAAGACTGATTCCTGCCATGACTAGTAACGTGTTCCTCATCCCAAGAGCTTTCACCAAAGCAGCAAAACCGAAAGACCCAACCATCGCACCGGCTTTACCGGAAGCCGCCGAGATACCATGACAACTGGACCTAAGTCTAGCCGGAAAAATCTCAGCAGGGACAATGAAAGTAGTTGCGTTAGGTCCGAAGTTACAAAAGAAAAAAGTGAGAGAGTAGAGAACAATGAAACCAATCCGGTTATGAGGTAAGGTCCAATGGTGGTACGGTAAGGCTAGACCAATCAAGCAAAGCATCATCATGAAGAATCCAACGACCTGAATCTTGAACCGTCCCATCCAGTCGATGGTAGCTATGGTAACAATGTAACCAGGAACGGTACCGCAAAGAGCTATTAAAAATTGTGCCTTAGAGATCATGAAGAGCTCTTGGATTGCGTTCATGGTTTTTGGTGGGGGTAACCAACCAATGGTGGTGAAGATATCTTTCTGGAAGAGGTTTTGGCTATAGAAAGCTATGTCGAGGAGGAACCATGTGGTTGTTGTTGCGAGTAGGTGAAGTCCGTGGCGGCGGAGGAATTTCGCGGAGAACAAGCCAAACTCGTCTGAAGAAAACCTAGCTTGGTCATGCTTCGCGGAAGAGGCCTCAATGTCTACATTAAGAACCTTAGCCATATCCGAAGCAGCTTGCTCCGACTTCTTAGCAACTAGAGAAGTGTAACGAGCGGTTTCAGGCATCTTCACACGCCAGTAGTAAGTAAGGAGAGCCGGTATAGCTCCTAACATCAGGATGATCCTCCAAACGTAATCTGCCTGCGGGACGGTGGAGGTGGCCGGGTCGACCATATAAGCTCGAGATGGAAAATGAAGCTCGAAAATGTATGAGACGAGTAACGAAACACCTCCTGCTGCTAAGATCCCAACCCCTTGCATAGCGAAAACCGATGCTATGAACGCACCACGGGTACGCTTGTTGGCATACTCGGACATGATCGTAGCCGAGAGAGGATAGTCACCACCAATGCCAAACCCTAGCCAGAAGCGGAAGAAGCAGAGCGTCGTCATGACAGATTTGGGGTCGGTGCCAAGTGAAAGACCAGAGCAAATGGAGCACACGGTCATGATCACGAGAGTCAAGCCGTAGACTCTCTTACGGCCCAGCTTGTCTCCTAGACACCCGAAGAAAATCTGTCCGAGAAACGTTCCGGCAAAAGCCACACCGCTTACTGTGGCAGAGATACCGTCAGGTAGGCTTCCCGGAGAGGAGGAGCCAGGTTTCTGATAGTAGATCCGCCCGAGGAGCTTCGTGATGAGAGATATCACAAAGAGGTCGTATGAGTCCGTAAAGAAACCCATACCGGAGATTATGACCGTCGTAACGTGATACCATTGAGTCTTTGCACTGTCAAGAGCTCTCAAAATGCTGATTTGTCCTTCGTTAGCCATGTCTAACTCTGCAAGTGAACAAAAAAAAAAATTATTATTATTAGAGAAAGTTGTTATAACAAGATACGCTAGCTAAGCATTTGAAAGTAATATACGTTTTTGAAACACAAAAATCTATCAACAAACTATATAAAGAAGAAAATTAGGGAGTCGAGACTAGAGCGGCAAATAATACAAGAAAAGAGATTAAACACAGAAAGATCATGTGCCAAGGTTTCTCTCATGCAACATTCATGATTCATAGAACAAACTAGTTTCCGTGTTGAAACATTTGATAGTATTTTTTTACAAAAAAAAAAAAAAAAAAAAAAATTTGCAAACACAAATATGTATAAGTTTGGTTAGAAACTAAATAAAATTAGGAAGGAAGTGACTACAATGGGTTGAGATCCTGTTACTCTGTAGTTGAAGACTCTTGAGGAGTAAGTGTTTTGGGTTCGTTATATATATATAGAAATATAGATGAGTATATTCTCTTCCAAAAGGAGCATAATGCCATAACTTAATTATTTTGTTTAGTGTTTATTCTAACAATTTTTTTAAAAAAATTATATTTTCAGATCTATATTTTTTTATATATATTGGGAGAGATTTTTTTTTTTTTTCTTGATATCCGATGGTAAAATACTGTTACTGAGTATATTCTTTTTTTTTTCATTTTCCTTCCATGCGGAAATTAAATCCTCAGGCTTACTTCCGAAAATGTAGGTAACTTTTGTTACGTTATTCCGGTTTTTTTTCATTCATATATGATAAAAAATATTGAGGTTTTAGGTCTGTGACCGAGAATGAAAAAATAGTCCAAAAGATCCAATAATTAAATATGTAATAAGGCCCCGGTAATGTAATAGGCTTTGAAGGCTTAGAGAGAGGGACTTAATTTCCAAAAGATCACAAAAGTTAATTAAATCCAAGATATACTGATATACTCGTATACATAAGCATAATGGACAAAAGCCACAAATAGAACATCATAACGTCAAGACCGGGGAAGAAAATAAAAACAAACATGACACTCGAAATAATATAATTTGAAAATGAAATACAATACTTTTATCGTGATCATTTCTCAACCTCAGTCTCACCGGAGAGTTCTTCGAGGGACTTTCCCTTGGGCTCAGGAACAAGGAACGTGAAGAGCATACCGACAAAGTTAATGACACCAAGCATGATCAGTGAGTTCTTGACTCCAATGCCTGGTGGGTACCCTGCGTCGGTCTTGGTCTTGTCCTGTGGCTGAGCTGCGTATAAGAACCCGAAAGCTCCCACGATGGCTCCAGCTTTACCTGTCGCTGCTGATATTCCATGGCATGTGGATCTTAGCCTAGCCGGGAAGATCTCAGCTGGTACAATGAAGGTTGTCGCATTTGGTCCAAAATTGGCAAAGAAGAAAGTGAGAGAGTACATAACGACGAATCCGATGCGGTTGTCTGGTTTGATACAGTGGTCGTAAGGGAAGGCAATGGCAAACATAAACACGGTCATCATGAAGAATCCCATTAGCTGGATCGCAAATCTTCCAATGATATCAATGAATGCAACCGTGAACCAGTCGCGATGAGAGTCTGTGCCCTAGCAATCTTGAAAACTTCATGGACGGCATTCATGGTTGATGCCTTTGGGATCCACCCGATAGCCGAGAAGATATCTTTTTGGAACAAATTTTGGCTGTAAAAGGCAATGTCAAGCAAGAACCAAGTGGATGTACATCCAAGGAGGGGAAGACCATGGCGTCTAAGGAATTCTTTGGAGAATAAGCCATAGTTAAGTCTTGGGTCTTTAACGATATCCTCCGCTCTTTCCTCCATTTCAAGCTCCACTTGTAAAACCTTGGACATGTCTTGTGTTGCTTGTTTAATATTTTTTGCCACGAAAGCGGTGTACCGAGCGGTTTATGGCATTTTCATTCGCCAGTAGTATGTCAAGGCTGCGGGTAGAGCACAAAACATGACGATGATTCTCCAAATGTAATCAGCTTAAGGAGGCGTTGAGAGAGCTCTGTTGACTGCATAGGTTTATGGCATTTACATTCGCCAGTAGTATGTCAAGGCTGCGGGTAGAGCACAAAACATGACGATGATTCTCCAAATGTAATCAGCTTAAGGAGGCGTTGAGAGAGCTCTGTTGACTGCATAGGTTGGTGCTGGGAACTTCTTGTCGAATATGGAAGATACCGCAAGTGCCACAAACCCTCCGGCCAAGATACCAATACCTTGCATAGCGAACACGGCAGCTTTGAAAGCACCACGGGTCTTCTTATTTGCGTATTCAGACATGATAGTGGCGGAAAGAGGGTAGTCACCTCCGATACCGAATCCCAGCCAAAACCTAAAAGAAAGATTGTTATATATATGTTAATATAAGTTTTCTTAAAGAAATATATGTTAGTAAATCTTGCGTATTACCTAAAGAAGCAAAGAGTGGTCATGACACCTTTGGCTTTGTTACCAAAGGAGAGACCAGAAGCGACAGAGCACAAAATCATCATGATTAAAGTGATACCGTAAACTTTTTTTCTTCCGAGCTTG
This genomic interval from Brassica oleracea var. oleracea cultivar TO1000 chromosome C2, BOL, whole genome shotgun sequence contains the following:
- the LOC106325358 gene encoding probable inorganic phosphate transporter 1-6, with amino-acid sequence MANEGQISILRALDSAKTQWYHVTTVIISGMGFFTDSYDLFVISLITKLLGRIYYQKPGSSSPGSLPDGISATVSGVAFAGTFLGQIFFGCLGDKLGRKRVYGLTLVIMTVCSICSGLSLGTDPKSVMTTLCFFRFWLGFGIGGDYPLSATIMSEYANKRTRGAFIASVFAMQGVGILAAGGVSLLVSYIFELHFPSRAYMVDPATSTVPQADYVWRIILMLGAIPALLTYYWRVKMPETARYTSLVAKKSEQAASDMAKVLNVDIEASSAKHDQARFSSDEFGLFSAKFLRRHGLHLLATTTTWFLLDIAFYSQNLFQKDIFTTIGWLPPPKTMNAIQELFMISKAQFLIALCGTVPGYIVTIATIDWMGRFKIQVVGFFMMMLCLIGLALPYHHWTLPHNRIGFIVLYSLTFFFCNFGPNATTFIVPAEIFPARLRSSCHGISAASGKAGAMVGSFGFAALVKALGMRNTLLVMAGISLVGMLLTLFLVPEPKGKSLEDLSGEAEPEKIKDTIVV